CTTTTGAAACCAAGGATTCATCACGGATAAGTTGGTTCATGGGAACCATTTCTTCTGTTCAGGTTGCTGATCCCATTCGCTGGCCTGATTCACCTTGGAGGCTTCTACAGGtactagaaaaataaaattagcttAATTTGTGTTTGCCTGATTTCAAATTTCTGAACTAGATACAAAAATTAGATGGTTTGCTGATATGCTCTGGACCATTGGTTACCCAAGAACAATCAATTTGCCTATTTTCTCATTCAGTTTGCTGATAGGCAATATGGCATGCTATTTAATCTCAGGTAAGACACTGGGGCAGTTCAAAGCTAGTGCTGCTTCAATACCTGCTAATAGCAGTTGAAACTCACTGCTCATGTCTGGACAGGGACTTGCTTAGACTCTctctttttgagttttgggaagTTTTGGTGAACGGGAAGATGTTAAGTCCTCTCCAAAGGACAGGTTGCTGCTTTTGGTTCTTTGTTCTCTTTCAAACTTAAGACAGCTCAAAAGGCTCAGCACATGACCACTCTTGTAGAGACAATGGTGTCAGAGGCAGAGGGAGAGAACTGATCTAAGTCTGGGAAGCTGCTTTTACATGACAAATCAAGTCCGATCAGCACACTCATGTCATTACCAGCAATTATTAATATGCTTTTTAAAGATAGAGATGCTCTGTGGTTCTTAGGTTTGTTTAATTGATTTGTGTTTGTTGGTAATAAACTTTGGACCTGTAAtcataaatgatttttaaatCTTTATCAATTCTTCTGCAGGTTTTCAGACACAAAATGTGCGAATGTTGAGGCCTCAGACAATAGTATACAAAACCAAGAACCTTCTGCAATCCAAAACTTCCAGATAGCGAAATTACATCCAATGAGCTGCAATGATATGTCCTGCTAGCAGGTTCTGTTTACTTAATGTTTTGACTGTATATACAGGGGTGTAATGTAGTGAAATGAAGAATGATGCCTCATAGCTCCAATTTCAGCTCCTCGATTTGACTGAAAACAAATCTTTTATGAATTTATAGATATCAATTGTGACCACAATTTCATGATGCCTTTAGAACTTCCTCATTTTTCATGTGAGTTTACTCAAATGTCTTCTAAAATATTCCTAAATTTGCACTTTTGTTTGAGTACTTTTCCAATGGTACTAAATATTCTGCTTACTTGTagtaattttgttccttgtctAAGGATTGTGTGCTGTTTTCATAACCAGATCATTTGGACCTGAAATCCTTCATGGTTTCACtgaactctctctttttctatcttCTATGAACTCTCTGAGAATGTAGCTGGAATCTGCTGAGAAGACACGGAAGAGTTATCGGTAAGTGTAAAAGCTGTGAGTAGATTGATTTCACTATcacgtttgtttgtttgtgtgttttaggGCCAATTATATATTTAGAGAATTAATTTGTTGTCTTGTACTTGTATGTCCTTCAATGTTCATAAATGAAATGATGCCAAAGAAGTAAAAAGATTGGTGCAAGATTGCTCACATCCTTGCATACATATGGTATGGATGATGAAGTAATTACATGAGCTAAAATCACAATGTGATCCACGCCCCTGTTTTATAGTCAGGTAATGTGTTGTAGTGTTGTGCTCGTACTCTACCCATTTTAGTTCGGttacatttatatttatttgtacgtttattttttgataaatatatcTGAAAAAATTTTCACTTAATAAAGGATTGGCTGAGGAATGGTGCAACAATCACTTTCTGCCTTGAGCTCAAGTACATGTTAACCGAAGAGATGGGCTGCCTCACTGAGGATTGATGAGTAGTCTCCTTTGTTGAAGGAACAGTGTTGTGACGAGAAGAGGGGAAAAGAATGCCTAAGAATGTTCACTCCCCCATCATATTAATCAATGGTGATCATATGAAACCGAAACTATAGACAAAGTCCTCATCACTTGTTTTCTTCATTCACATGCAGCAACATAATATTACAGTTTGGTACGTACTTCTTGTTGTACATAAACCAGCAAATTGTCGTATTGATTTGGTaccacaactcaaaagtgcttCAAGAAGCagtaaaaacatgttttttgagagagaatttCTCTCTCCCAATAATCTGTTCATTTATGAAATAACAAGAAGATTATTgtgtattagaaaaaaaaattctatttccttggttttaattatttaattatgcATTTATCCCTTTCATTTTTAGTCAGGCCAATATTTATTCTCAACTCATTTCTTGTCCTACATTTCTTATAGATTCACTAGAATGTTCCCTGGcgttgaatttttttctttttttcttggtaCACAAGTCAACTAAACCTTAATtccaatcaaaatttcaaatatcacaatagaaccccaaaaaaaaaaaaaaatagttcagCTTTCATCTTCCCTATTCACTGGAAAAGCTATGGAATGATGTAACATGGGACAGCTAGATACTGATTAAATGATTTGATGCatttattggttttttatttatttgatataaTTTGTTAGTGAACGATAAAACcatgattgttatttattttctttttcttttgcagaaataacattttattgatCAGTCCTAGGAAGAGGCATTAATGTGGTCCATTGCAGAATAAGCTTGTTCGTTATTTAGGGATGAAACAATGATTGTGGCAGACAAAGTGTAGACAAGTATTTAACTTGGCACCCGTACAGATTGACACCCTTCACAAAATATAGTTTAGGTGGAACTTTTTAACTTGGCACCCTTGGAATTTCAAACGATTAATAGTATGATCTGACTTTCATTTTTCGCTACTACTGAATTAAGCATTTGCTTGACCATAGATAATCCTTGgttttttggtgaattttatGGATTTATCAGCTCACTACTAGTAATTtctattcaaattttataatgttCACAGGATATGCATGAGGAGGTAGGGATGGCTATATTTCTGGGAGCGAACTTCAGACGAATATTAAGTGCATGGATACAAGTTATGCCTTGGAATGAAAGACAGTTCTAAATCCGCTTtgattgttattattttctttacttgtctttcttaatttattttcaagtgGTGCTGCACTATTCTACATGTTTTTCAAACAACGATATGATGTAAATAGCCGAATGAGATTTcagtttgtgattttgaaaattattaccTTGTTTTTAAATTCCGGGGTGACTGCAACCAACCTAACCAACCTCCCTCCACACGGACCTCACCCAATACTTCTTGTAAGTATTTTAACCTCATCTTCCCATCAATATTTCTGCAAGTAGCTGCACCACCTCATTCTTCTTTCAATATTTCTACACAGAAGTTTCCTAAGCATCTGTATTTGATGAAGCTGCAGGTTGGCCCTGAGGGCTtgtgtttacttttttttccagACAAGACTCCCAATAGCAATGGCAAGAATGACCACAGGTGGTCCTCATTTTTAGCACTGAAATGTGATTAAAAGAACAAGTCCTTCAAGCCAATCAAGTATGAATCATGATCTTGAAATGTCTACAACTTGATTATTTTCTGTGTGAAATATCAAGGGACTTTTCTGCAATTATATTGTTGTTCCTATTGCACATAGGTGTTgatttccatttatattttgcAGGACTTCTTGTTTGCTTAGTGAGAGAAGTGAGGTTAGGAAATTCAGGAGAAAAAGTATTGTTAGAGTATTAACAGTGGCAGCACTCCAAAGCCAACCAGGTACTCCATCTATTCCTACATCATTGCACTTCCAAGtttcatacattttatttttggggggtTTGTTATGATGGAAAGGATGGGAGTTGTTATGGACCAAAGGGGTTGTGCATTTATAATATCTTTGGTAGATCCTGATAAAAGTTCTCTCAACAACTTTGGGGCTTTTGACTATGATATTCGTAATTACAATAAGTCATTGCTAATTATCATTGATCACAATAATGTGAAAATTGAGAAACTTCTCAGAATGTTGCTCATATAGGGCTTGTCGCCATGATCTGTTTAATATGGCTTGAGTTTTGCCACTGACATGGTGATTCAAAGGGGGAGTATTTGGAAGAATAAATTAGCTAATACTCTAATAGAGATATAAATCTATCTGGGAGCTACATGAccaaaatatacatattttgtcattttgtatTGAATATTTCACAGATTTACACGATTGTATTCTCATTATTTTCACATATGGCCACTGACCTCGGTGTTTATTGTTGATATGCTGCAGAACTGTGGTCAGATTCTGATGCAAGTTTCCTTAACAAATTGGGGCTTTGGACAATGATCTTATTGTTAGTTACTCCAACTcacttctttcctctttttttttttccaacaatgAGAATCATGAACCCCATCTCCGTAACTTAAGGGAACTTTAGCCAAAATAGCTTAAAATCTTAGCCTCtatattgaaaaacaaatatattatttattgattCACAGCATACGAAACATTAATAGAAACTTCTATGAAAGAAATTGGCTCTGCTA
This genomic stretch from Quercus robur chromosome 4, dhQueRobu3.1, whole genome shotgun sequence harbors:
- the LOC126722573 gene encoding auxin response factor 8-like: MRNGGNGSSIGNGNGNGGVMGRGKVRAESVIEAATLAANGQPFEVVYYPRASTLEFCVKAAMVKGAFQIRWCSGMRFKMAFETKDSSRISWFMGTISSVQVADPIRWPDSPWRLLQFADRQYGMLFNLRFSDTKCANVEASDNSIQNQEPSAIQNFQIAKLHPMSCNDMSC